A section of the Roseivirga sp. BDSF3-8 genome encodes:
- the nusB gene encoding transcription antitermination factor NusB: MLNRRSLRIKAMQAIYSFKQSEASNFELAKELIDDTFAPDLNSMIIQDKAKLREKATRAKQIFSKNFSSESVDFDSEQDDEIRKAVTNSINWYRNQVRKDREFHKKNMVAETEAIYDIYLLLLSLIPALAEQAHKLEEGKKSRHLQSSRATAAANLNLYHNKVVNALEEDPALKQLLIKNNIGWAENRDEVRVWYKEILLKDEKYREYIKQDHPSLEEDKKIVNHIVKNLVFKSEPISKFMEEQDLSWEEDRAALKSMVVKTIKSAEPGKDAEEGNRLILINLSNNWEDDKEFYKDLYSLTLSNEREYEETIAAKAKNWDIDRMAATDQIILKMGLCEMLQFHSIPVKVTINEYIEISKMYSTPKSKQFINGILDVLAQELSDSGAIRKSGRGLIDNK, encoded by the coding sequence ATGCTTAACAGACGATCGTTACGAATAAAGGCTATGCAGGCCATTTATTCCTTCAAACAAAGTGAGGCCTCTAATTTTGAGCTAGCCAAAGAGCTCATAGACGATACCTTTGCGCCCGACCTGAACTCGATGATTATTCAGGACAAGGCCAAGCTGCGTGAAAAAGCTACCCGTGCAAAGCAAATTTTCTCGAAAAACTTCTCGAGTGAGTCGGTAGATTTTGACAGCGAACAGGATGATGAGATTCGCAAAGCAGTCACTAACTCCATAAACTGGTACCGCAACCAGGTACGCAAGGACAGGGAGTTTCATAAGAAGAATATGGTGGCAGAAACTGAAGCGATATACGATATATACCTCCTGTTACTTTCACTAATTCCTGCTTTGGCTGAACAGGCCCATAAGCTGGAAGAGGGAAAAAAGAGCCGCCACCTTCAATCGAGCAGAGCGACTGCCGCAGCTAACCTAAACCTTTACCATAATAAGGTAGTAAATGCGCTGGAAGAGGATCCGGCCCTTAAACAGCTCCTTATTAAGAATAATATAGGATGGGCTGAGAACCGTGATGAGGTGCGGGTGTGGTATAAGGAAATTCTTCTAAAGGATGAAAAGTATCGCGAATACATCAAGCAGGATCACCCGAGCCTTGAAGAGGATAAAAAAATAGTAAACCACATTGTGAAAAACCTGGTTTTCAAATCTGAGCCCATAAGTAAATTTATGGAAGAGCAGGATTTGAGCTGGGAAGAGGACAGGGCTGCCCTGAAGAGCATGGTGGTGAAGACAATCAAGTCTGCTGAACCAGGTAAAGATGCTGAGGAAGGCAATCGACTCATTCTCATCAACCTAAGTAATAACTGGGAAGATGATAAGGAGTTCTATAAGGACTTGTACAGCCTTACGTTATCTAACGAAAGGGAGTATGAAGAGACGATCGCTGCTAAGGCAAAGAACTGGGACATAGACCGGATGGCCGCCACTGATCAGATCATACTTAAAATGGGCCTTTGCGAGATGCTGCAGTTTCACAGTATTCCCGTAAAAGTTACCATAAATGAATATATTGAGATCAGTAAAATGTACAGTACCCCCAAAAGCAAGCAGTTTATTAACGGCATTCTGGATGTACTGGCTCAGGAACTGTCGGATTCCGGTGCTATCCGGAAGAGCGGCAGAGGTTTAATTGATAACAAATAA
- a CDS encoding YtxH domain-containing protein, giving the protein MNKTTSTILGAIAGAAAGTVIGILFAPDKGSNTRDRLTYRLARYRERLEDLLEDLVETKNLPDSAAKSESQKVISDAKVKAEKLLEDVDDLIGQIREQK; this is encoded by the coding sequence ATGAATAAGACTACGAGCACCATACTAGGCGCTATTGCAGGTGCTGCTGCCGGAACGGTGATCGGCATTTTGTTTGCCCCTGATAAAGGAAGTAATACCCGCGACCGCCTTACTTACAGGCTGGCCCGCTACCGTGAGAGACTTGAGGACCTTCTTGAAGACCTCGTCGAAACGAAAAACCTGCCCGATTCTGCAGCAAAATCAGAAAGCCAGAAAGTAATCAGCGACGCTAAAGTAAAAGCTGAAAAGTTACTGGAAGACGTTGATGACCTTATCGGTCAGATCAGAGAGCAGAAATAA